Proteins co-encoded in one Salvia splendens isolate huo1 chromosome 4, SspV2, whole genome shotgun sequence genomic window:
- the LOC121798843 gene encoding dof zinc finger protein DOF2.5-like, giving the protein MDSAQWTQEYGVARSMAEAAPNGCSKPATERKVRPQKDQAINCPRCHSTNTKFCYYNNYSLTQPRYFCKTCRRYWTEGGTLRNVPVGGGSRKNKRSSSSSSSSSSSHKLPDLNPPSISPFSSQNPKIHDDLNLGFQADYSHFLDLPKIEGTRDMSTTNTSSSTTTTPPPLSALNFFTNGVIAARGLNSLFPMATDDQNNAIFASGFPFQECKPQPLSFGVGSVPQESVNGSLMFTLGATRRNSSDQDQNQDKGHENSNGFWNGMLGGGSAW; this is encoded by the exons ATGGACAGTGCTCAGTGGACTCAG gaaTATGGAGTTGCAAGATCCATGGCAGAAGCAGCTCCAAATGGATGCAGTAAGCCGGCAACGGAGAGAAAAGTGAGGCCACAGAAAGACCAAGCCATAAACTGCCCAAGATGCCACTCCACCAACACCAAATTCTGCTACTACAACAACTACAGCCTCACCCAGCCAAGATACTTCTGCAAGACCTGCCGCCGCTACTGGACCGAGGGTGGAACCCTAAGGAACGTTCCGGTGGGCGGTGGCTCTCGAAAGAACAAGAGATCCTCttcatcatcctcctcctcctcctcttcccaCAAGCTCCCTGATCTCAACCCTCCAAGCATTTCCCCATTCTCATCTCAAAACCCTAAAATCCATGATGATCTCAATCTAGGGTTCCAAGCTGATTACAGCCACTTTCTTGACCTCCCCAAGATTGAAGGCACTAGAGACATGTCCACCACCAACACTTCCTCTTCCACCACAActactcctcctcctctctcagCCCTAAATTTCTTCACCAATGGCGTCATTGCAGCTAGAGGCTTGAACTCCCTCTTCCCCATGGCCACAGACGATCAGAACAACGCCATCTTCGCATCCGGTTTCCCCTTCCAAGAGTGCAAGCCGCAGCCCCTCTCATTTGGCGTTGGCAGCGTGCCTCAAGAGAGCGTTAACGGGAGCCTAATGTTCACGTTGGGTGCGACCAGACGAAACTCCAGCGATCAGGATCAGAATCAAGATAAGGGGCACGAGAATTCGAATGGATTCTGGAATGGAATGTTAGGTGGAGGTTCAGCTTGGTGA
- the LOC121800152 gene encoding ORM1-like protein 2: MMGKLYVQMTPPADLNRNTEWFTYPGVWTTYILILFFSWLVVLSVTNCTPGMAWTIVNVCHFLVTYHFFHWKKGTPFGDDQGIYNGLTWWEQIDNGKQLTRNRKFLTVVPVVLYLIASHTTDYQYPMLLFNTLAVLVLVVAKFPNMHKVRIFGINGDL, translated from the exons ATGATGGGAAAACTCTACGTGCAGATGACGCCGCCGGCGGATCTCAACCGGAACACCGAGTGGTTCACCTATCCTGGCGTATGGACTACCTACATATTGATTCTCTTCTTCTCATGGCTTGTCGTTCTCTCCGTCACCAATTGCACCCCCGGCATGGCATGGACGATCGTCAATGTCTGCCATTTCCTC GTAACTTACCACTTCTTCCACTGGAAAAAAGGGACCCCTTTTGGTGATGATCAGGGAATCTATAATGGCTTGACATGGTGGGAGCAGATTGACAATGGAAAGCAGCTCACTCGCAATAGGAAGTTCCTCACAGTTGTTCCAGTGGTTCT CTACTTGATAGCCTCTCACACAACGGATTACCAATACCCAATGCTGCTCTTCAACACATTGGCAGTACTTGTGTTGGTTGTTGCTAAGTTCCCTAATATGCACAAGGTCCGAATCTTCGGAATCAATGGGGATCTGTGA